In a single window of the Campylobacter iguaniorum genome:
- the pyrH gene encoding UMP kinase yields the protein MSDKKRVLVKFSGEALAGGNGFGIETGILKFIAEQIKGLVTNGIEVGIVIGGGNIIRGVSAAKDGIIKRTSGDHMGMLATVINAIAMREALEYSGLSVRVQSAIKMEAICETFIVGRAQRHLEKGRVVIFAAGTGNPFFTTDTAATLRAIEINANMIIKATKVNGVYDKDPMKFTDAVLLNELSYERAMADNIKVMDDTAIALAKDNKLPIVVCNMFEEGNLLKIINGDHSNCSIVKN from the coding sequence ATGAGCGATAAAAAAAGGGTTTTAGTCAAATTCTCAGGCGAAGCACTTGCTGGCGGTAATGGCTTTGGTATAGAAACTGGTATTTTAAAATTTATAGCAGAGCAAATAAAAGGCTTAGTTACAAACGGTATTGAAGTAGGTATCGTCATCGGTGGTGGCAATATCATACGTGGAGTAAGCGCCGCAAAAGACGGTATCATCAAACGCACAAGTGGCGATCACATGGGTATGCTTGCAACTGTAATAAACGCTATAGCTATGAGAGAGGCTTTGGAGTATAGCGGACTCAGCGTTAGGGTCCAAAGTGCTATAAAAATGGAAGCTATATGCGAAACTTTCATAGTCGGTAGAGCGCAACGTCATTTAGAAAAAGGTCGCGTCGTGATATTTGCTGCTGGAACTGGAAATCCATTTTTTACTACTGATACTGCTGCTACTTTAAGAGCTATTGAGATAAATGCGAATATGATTATAAAAGCTACTAAAGTAAATGGCGTGTATGACAAAGATCCAATGAAATTTACCGATGCAGTTTTACTAAACGAACTAAGCTATGAAAGAGCAATGGCTGATAATATTAAGGTTATGGATGATACTGCTATAGCTCTAGCCAAAGACAATAAACTTCCAATAGTAGTATGCAATATGTTTGAAGAGGGCAACTTACTAAAAATCATAAATGGCGATCACTCAAATTGCTCAATAGTTAAAAATTAA
- a CDS encoding murein hydrolase activator EnvC family protein: MIKFFAILSLALVCVFGASVKEKIQDKKETLESAKKLETQLNKKLEELASDIIKGEQSVKNTASQIDELAKQVGELEDSAKDANSELDKLTSQNGNLIKDQKNMEQRLIKIISEDFAYDLIAPNEYLESEESIIANEVLDKLNLVMRDEFKKIAKNYESTVNLIKSQSDKIETIKFSLREFKQKQAKLKELQNKQTRNLADLKQDKGIYSKKLAKIQDQQDELRKTLEQLQILAKKESQKTPAKAPNIASKGDIKQIGSSYQTSNVKKYNGEKTIAPLDNFSVKQKFGDYVDPIYNIKIFNESVVLRSNELDAKVKSVLPGTVVFAKDTAILEKVIIIENTNGIHTIYAHLNKIAPTIKVGSKVKKGYVIGRVNQDLTFEVTQKSYHIDPLEMISLR, from the coding sequence ATGATAAAGTTTTTTGCTATTTTGTCGTTGGCGTTAGTTTGCGTTTTTGGCGCTAGTGTAAAAGAAAAAATCCAAGACAAAAAAGAGACACTTGAGTCGGCCAAAAAGCTAGAAACTCAGCTAAACAAAAAGCTTGAAGAGCTAGCAAGCGACATCATAAAAGGCGAACAAAGTGTCAAAAACACAGCATCTCAAATAGATGAACTAGCTAAACAAGTCGGTGAGCTTGAGGATAGCGCAAAAGACGCGAACAGCGAGCTAGATAAGCTCACTAGCCAAAATGGCAATCTTATAAAAGACCAAAAAAACATGGAGCAAAGGCTCATTAAAATCATCAGCGAGGACTTCGCCTATGATCTTATAGCTCCAAATGAGTATCTTGAGAGCGAAGAGAGCATCATCGCAAATGAAGTTTTAGATAAGCTAAATTTGGTTATGCGAGATGAGTTTAAAAAGATTGCTAAAAACTATGAAAGCACCGTAAATTTGATAAAAAGCCAATCAGACAAGATAGAGACAATCAAATTTAGTCTAAGAGAATTCAAACAAAAACAAGCAAAACTCAAAGAACTCCAAAATAAGCAGACAAGAAATCTAGCCGATCTAAAGCAAGATAAGGGAATCTACTCTAAAAAACTAGCAAAAATCCAAGATCAACAAGATGAACTTAGAAAAACACTAGAACAACTTCAAATTCTAGCCAAAAAAGAGAGTCAAAAAACACCAGCAAAAGCTCCAAATATAGCTTCAAAAGGCGATATAAAGCAAATTGGCTCAAGCTATCAAACAAGCAATGTAAAAAAGTATAATGGCGAAAAAACCATAGCTCCACTTGATAATTTTAGTGTAAAGCAAAAATTTGGAGATTACGTCGATCCGATTTATAATATTAAAATTTTCAACGAATCGGTCGTGCTTCGCTCAAACGAACTTGACGCAAAGGTAAAAAGTGTGCTTCCTGGAACTGTTGTTTTTGCTAAAGATACTGCGATTTTAGAAAAGGTAATAATCATAGAAAATACAAATGGAATCCACACCATATACGCTCATTTAAACAAAATAGCACCAACCATAAAAGTCGGTAGCAAGGTCAAAAAAGGTTATGTTATAGGCAGAGTAAATCAAGATTTGACCTTTGAAGTCACGCAAAAAAGTTATCACATAGATCCACTTGAGATGATTAGCCTTAGATAG
- a CDS encoding cell division ATP-binding protein FtsE gives MQNIVEARNLTICYDRHQNVINSANFSINVNDFVFITGKSGSGKSTLLKSMYGDIDISSGSLNVCLSELNSITKSNLATLRQRLGIIFQDFRLINEWSVERNVMLPLIIKGFNSSVCQKQAAKLLKHVNLLHKADKFPLELSGGEQQRVAMARALAHNPQLLLCDEPTGSLDEYSSDVIWSLLKSAREGLGTCVVVVTHKIPSSLRIAYRHFELSNGEINEVF, from the coding sequence TTGCAAAATATCGTAGAAGCAAGAAATCTAACAATATGCTATGACAGGCATCAAAATGTCATAAATAGTGCAAATTTCAGCATAAATGTAAATGATTTTGTATTTATCACAGGCAAAAGCGGAAGCGGCAAATCAACACTGCTAAAATCCATGTATGGCGATATAGACATAAGTAGCGGAAGCTTAAATGTATGCCTAAGTGAGCTAAACTCCATAACAAAATCAAATCTTGCTACTCTTAGACAAAGGCTTGGCATAATCTTTCAAGATTTTAGACTTATAAATGAGTGGAGCGTAGAAAGAAACGTGATGCTGCCTCTCATCATCAAAGGTTTTAACAGCTCAGTTTGCCAAAAACAAGCAGCCAAACTACTAAAACACGTAAATTTGCTCCACAAAGCAGATAAATTTCCACTTGAGCTAAGTGGTGGCGAGCAACAAAGAGTCGCTATGGCTAGAGCCTTGGCTCACAATCCTCAGCTCTTGCTTTGCGATGAGCCAACTGGAAGCTTGGATGAGTATTCAAGCGATGTTATTTGGTCGCTTTTGAAATCAGCTAGAGAGGGGCTTGGGACTTGCGTGGTTGTCGTAACTCACAAAATCCCTTCTAGCCTAAGGATAGCGTATCGTCATTTTGAGCTAAGTAATGGAGAGATAAATGAGGTCTTTTAA
- a CDS encoding FtsX-like permease family protein has translation MRSFKSHIGVIFPLVVLLFSVEFSLMVNKIVLNYESAMGSDYNIIIVSNDDLNATLVKDSIDTFKELIPLNTKSVLDRLKEDISARNLTVLSNALPKFYSLKLNALPSSSYMTKIEERLLKIDGVKKVETFSKTHNKIYKILILAKWIFEYFVILIAIMGIVLIFKQMKIWLYEHKRRVEIMTLFGAPYWLKSAMLYKLSIIDSIIATMIVGVIYMFLPSVAVFQDAAFSAGFEIPNLDLINDCAILFGASIIVSIIAVSLVMIKSQEAK, from the coding sequence ATGAGGTCTTTTAAAAGTCACATAGGCGTGATTTTTCCGCTTGTGGTTTTGCTTTTTAGTGTTGAGTTTAGCCTAATGGTAAATAAAATAGTCCTAAACTATGAATCGGCCATGGGAAGTGACTACAATATAATAATAGTTTCAAACGATGACCTAAATGCAACACTTGTAAAAGACAGTATAGACACATTTAAAGAGCTTATACCATTAAATACAAAAAGCGTTTTAGATAGACTAAAAGAGGATATTTCAGCTAGAAATTTAACCGTGCTAAGCAACGCCTTGCCAAAGTTTTATTCACTCAAGCTAAACGCCTTGCCAAGCTCGTCATATATGACTAAGATAGAAGAGCGACTTCTAAAGATAGATGGCGTCAAAAAGGTAGAAACGTTTTCAAAAACGCATAATAAAATTTACAAAATCCTAATCTTGGCAAAATGGATATTTGAATATTTTGTGATTTTAATCGCCATAATGGGAATAGTTTTGATATTTAAGCAGATGAAAATTTGGCTTTACGAGCATAAAAGAAGAGTTGAGATCATGACTCTTTTTGGCGCTCCATACTGGCTCAAATCAGCCATGCTTTACAAGCTTTCTATAATAGACAGCATAATTGCCACAATGATAGTTGGCGTGATATATATGTTTTTGCCAAGCGTTGCTGTATTTCAAGACGCTGCATTTAGCGCTGGATTTGAGATACCAAATTTAGATTTGATAAATGACTGCGCGATTTTATTTGGTGCTTCAATAATCGTATCTATAATCGCAGTAAGTCTGGTGATGATAAAATCCCAAGAGGCAAAATGA
- the trmB gene encoding tRNA (guanosine(46)-N7)-methyltransferase TrmB, whose translation MPNFIATSLKNLEYPFGNDEAQFLWSAKAGEENLIYTMAKDCEFFITVKGKKDNYVIKGEKLTRPARLGVLQKALISFRDLNVNAVKSQAIAIKNEKQLQAKEFILSDVQFLDLLQTTKFKRIFVEIGFGSGRHLLYQARNNPEVLVVGIEVYKPSCEQVNNLAKDQNLKNIALLNLDARLVLSLIESNSIEKVFLHFPIPWEKSEKRRVVSASFAKEVQRILAVGAKFELRSDDRGYTDFTIGHFLNLPDAQIQIYKDRFLEVSSKYEDRWVRQNKNIYDMIFTNELDSPKQSLKGDFEFGNIDKELVAAKFENKIFKGDDYFLHVERLYKKENGDLLIRVAFGSFYRPEHCYILITPNEANYFIKKPLLTSENLKAHECLREYLTCKIS comes from the coding sequence ATGCCAAATTTTATTGCAACTAGTTTAAAGAATCTTGAGTATCCATTTGGCAATGATGAAGCTCAGTTTTTGTGGAGTGCAAAAGCTGGTGAAGAAAATCTCATCTACACAATGGCTAAGGATTGCGAGTTTTTCATAACTGTAAAAGGCAAAAAAGATAATTACGTCATCAAAGGCGAAAAGCTAACTCGTCCAGCTAGACTTGGGGTTTTGCAAAAGGCTTTGATAAGCTTTCGTGATTTGAATGTAAATGCGGTTAAATCACAAGCCATAGCTATTAAAAATGAAAAACAGCTCCAAGCCAAAGAGTTTATACTTAGCGACGTGCAGTTTTTGGATCTGCTTCAAACGACCAAATTTAAGCGTATTTTTGTGGAAATCGGCTTTGGTAGTGGGCGACATCTTTTGTATCAAGCAAGAAACAATCCAGAAGTTTTGGTCGTGGGAATTGAGGTTTATAAGCCATCTTGCGAGCAAGTAAATAACCTAGCAAAAGACCAAAATCTCAAAAATATCGCCCTGCTAAATTTAGACGCAAGGCTTGTTTTGTCTCTTATTGAGTCAAATTCCATAGAAAAAGTCTTTTTGCATTTTCCAATTCCTTGGGAAAAGTCAGAAAAAAGGCGCGTGGTGAGCGCTTCATTTGCCAAAGAAGTGCAAAGGATTTTGGCAGTAGGTGCTAAATTTGAGCTTAGAAGCGACGATAGGGGATATACTGATTTTACGATTGGCCATTTTTTAAATTTGCCAGACGCTCAAATCCAAATTTACAAAGATAGATTTTTAGAAGTTTCTAGTAAATATGAAGATAGATGGGTAAGGCAAAATAAAAATATTTATGATATGATTTTTACAAATGAATTAGACTCACCAAAGCAAAGCTTAAAAGGCGATTTTGAGTTTGGAAATATCGACAAAGAGCTAGTGGCGGCTAAATTTGAAAACAAAATTTTCAAAGGTGATGACTATTTCTTACACGTTGAAAGATTATACAAAAAAGAAAATGGCGACTTGCTTATAAGAGTGGCCTTTGGCTCGTTTTATAGACCTGAGCATTGCTATATTTTAATCACGCCAAATGAGGCTAATTATTTTATCAAAAAACCGCTTTTGACTAGTGAAAATTTAAAAGCTCATGAGTGCTTGAGGGAGTATTTAACTTGCAAAATATCGTAG
- a CDS encoding RelA/SpoT family protein, whose protein sequence is MLLKAVDYCIRLHDGQFRKSGEPYSIHPILVCSFVAHMGGDESMLIAALLHDVVEDTQCDEDEVKFEFGEEVTNLVRGLTKIVAIRENELASSSSNEKLAASALTFRKMLLVSIEDVRVLVIKLCDRLHNMLTLEALRPEKQKRIAEETLVVYAPIAHRLGISSVKNILEDLSFKYVLSKEYATIESYINEHKQQLQLKINSFSQKVSEKLLTNGFTEDSFRIQKRIKHYYSIYLKMQRKGISIEEVLDLLAVRVLVQNPKDCYLVLGILHMNFNPLISRFKDYVALPKQNGYQTIHTTIFDNKAIIEAQIRTLDMHKTAEYGVAAHWKYKSGGLITPKLDWLSDISAAEGDDKSIEDLYEYAKDSLYVEDIAVYSPKGGIFTLPRGATALDYAYEIHSEVGLHAKEAYVNRVRVPLLTELKNGDIVRIVTGDEAHYRCSWLTSVKTGKARATIRSFCRQKVRDINGQVAIDILVGIFSVQEKIILEWLEKENLSKKIARAATDSVYLQDVVNALKKYPRQDKIFSLKFADKYEVKKQKFDNIVVYSNYKINATEFDYCCNPKRGDDIIGFKNGHNVAVHHKLCERAAKLMEDKEEMVFVKWTRNAPHRYKIILSIENKRGSLAAFLTYLAKLNVDLVTITLSESDERVVADYFDVTIELNENLDSNEIRDKLKDRYKIVEFKSLSDAYHNEGA, encoded by the coding sequence ATGCTTCTAAAAGCAGTTGATTATTGCATTAGGCTTCATGATGGGCAGTTTAGAAAAAGTGGCGAACCATACTCTATACATCCGATTTTAGTCTGCTCATTTGTAGCACATATGGGTGGCGATGAGAGTATGCTAATAGCTGCTTTATTGCATGACGTTGTAGAAGATACGCAGTGCGATGAGGATGAGGTCAAATTTGAGTTTGGCGAAGAGGTGACAAATTTAGTCCGTGGGCTTACAAAAATAGTCGCCATACGTGAAAATGAGCTTGCAAGCTCTAGCTCAAACGAAAAATTAGCCGCTTCAGCGCTTACTTTTAGAAAAATGCTTTTAGTATCTATAGAAGATGTCAGAGTGCTTGTCATTAAGCTTTGTGATAGACTTCACAATATGCTTACCCTTGAAGCTCTTAGACCAGAAAAACAAAAACGCATCGCAGAAGAGACCTTAGTCGTTTATGCTCCTATCGCTCATAGACTTGGTATCTCATCTGTGAAAAACATTCTAGAAGATCTAAGCTTCAAATATGTCTTGTCTAAAGAGTATGCGACAATAGAATCATACATAAACGAGCACAAACAACAACTCCAGTTAAAAATAAATTCATTCAGCCAAAAAGTAAGCGAAAAGCTACTCACAAATGGCTTTACTGAAGATAGTTTTAGGATACAAAAACGTATCAAACACTACTATTCTATATACCTTAAAATGCAAAGAAAAGGCATAAGCATAGAAGAAGTTTTGGATCTTTTGGCTGTTCGCGTTCTTGTACAAAATCCAAAAGATTGTTATTTGGTTCTTGGAATTTTACATATGAATTTCAATCCACTTATTTCAAGATTTAAAGACTATGTAGCATTACCAAAACAAAATGGCTACCAAACAATCCACACTACTATCTTTGATAATAAAGCTATCATTGAAGCTCAAATTCGCACTCTTGATATGCATAAAACTGCAGAATACGGCGTTGCGGCTCACTGGAAGTATAAAAGTGGTGGCCTGATAACTCCAAAACTAGACTGGCTAAGTGACATTAGTGCAGCTGAGGGTGATGATAAGAGCATAGAAGATTTGTATGAATATGCAAAAGATAGCTTATATGTAGAAGATATCGCAGTTTATTCTCCAAAAGGCGGGATTTTTACACTTCCAAGAGGCGCAACAGCGCTTGACTATGCTTATGAAATACACTCAGAAGTAGGACTTCACGCAAAAGAAGCTTATGTAAACCGTGTTCGTGTGCCACTTTTAACCGAGCTAAAAAACGGCGATATAGTTCGCATAGTCACAGGAGACGAGGCGCATTATCGCTGCTCATGGCTAACTAGTGTTAAAACAGGCAAAGCAAGAGCGACCATAAGAAGCTTTTGTAGGCAAAAAGTAAGAGATATAAACGGACAAGTCGCCATAGATATATTAGTCGGGATTTTTAGCGTCCAAGAAAAGATCATTTTAGAATGGCTTGAAAAAGAAAATCTTAGCAAAAAAATAGCGCGCGCTGCTACTGATTCAGTTTATCTTCAAGATGTTGTAAATGCGCTTAAAAAATACCCAAGACAAGACAAGATTTTCAGCCTTAAATTTGCTGATAAATACGAAGTTAAAAAACAAAAATTTGATAATATAGTAGTCTATTCAAACTATAAAATCAATGCTACAGAATTTGATTATTGCTGCAATCCAAAACGTGGCGATGATATAATCGGCTTTAAAAACGGTCACAATGTAGCAGTTCATCATAAGCTTTGTGAAAGAGCAGCCAAGCTCATGGAAGACAAAGAAGAGATGGTCTTTGTCAAATGGACCAGAAATGCTCCACACCGCTATAAAATCATTCTTAGCATAGAAAACAAAAGAGGAAGTCTAGCTGCATTTTTAACATATTTAGCAAAATTAAATGTTGATTTAGTCACAATAACGCTAAGCGAAAGCGATGAAAGAGTTGTCGCTGATTATTTTGATGTGACAATTGAGCTAAATGAAAATTTAGATAGTAATGAAATAAGAGATAAACTAAAAGATAGATATAAGATAGTTGAGTTCAAATCCCTATCTGATGCTTACCACAATGAAGGAGCTTAA
- the tyrS gene encoding tyrosine--tRNA ligase has product MDIDLVMQDLKKGIAEIIDFQRIEGLIKDYYKNGKHFYIKAGFDPTAPDLHLGHTVVLNKMAFLQRHGGIVQFLIGDFTAKIGDPTGKSVTRKVLDDETIAKNAKTYKEQVFKILDESKTEVMFNSAWLSKLGADGLIALSSTFNVARMLERDDFTKRYKNETPIAISEFLYPLLQGYDSVAMKCDIEMGGTDQKFNLLMGRTLQRTYNVGKEQGVIMMPLLVGLDGVNKMSKSLGNYIGVTDEPNDMFAKTLSVSDDLMWVWYELLSDLTALEIEELKAGVAKGELHPKKIKENLALEITARFHGNDAAKAAKDEFDRVHSKNELPSDMSEFEIKADEFWIVEALSYCKLCASNGEARRHIKANAVSVNQTKIGDEQLKLTKGEYILQIGKRLYAKLKVI; this is encoded by the coding sequence ATTGATATAGATCTAGTGATGCAAGACCTAAAAAAGGGTATTGCAGAGATAATCGACTTTCAAAGAATTGAAGGTTTGATAAAAGATTATTACAAAAATGGTAAACATTTTTATATAAAAGCTGGATTTGATCCAACAGCTCCAGATCTTCACTTAGGACACACTGTCGTGCTAAACAAAATGGCATTTTTACAACGTCATGGTGGTATAGTTCAGTTTTTGATCGGTGATTTTACTGCTAAAATCGGCGATCCAACAGGCAAAAGTGTAACTAGAAAAGTCCTTGATGATGAAACGATAGCAAAAAATGCAAAAACATATAAAGAGCAAGTTTTTAAGATACTTGATGAGAGCAAAACAGAAGTTATGTTTAACTCAGCTTGGCTTAGCAAACTTGGAGCAGATGGGCTTATCGCACTTTCAAGCACGTTTAATGTCGCTCGTATGCTTGAGCGTGATGATTTTACTAAACGCTACAAAAACGAAACCCCAATTGCTATAAGTGAGTTTTTGTATCCGCTTTTACAAGGCTATGATAGCGTGGCTATGAAATGTGATATCGAAATGGGTGGAACAGATCAGAAATTTAACCTTTTGATGGGTAGAACCTTGCAAAGAACTTATAATGTAGGCAAAGAACAAGGCGTCATCATGATGCCACTTCTTGTAGGGCTTGATGGGGTTAATAAGATGAGTAAGAGCCTTGGCAACTATATTGGCGTAACTGATGAGCCAAACGATATGTTTGCAAAAACTTTGAGCGTGAGCGATGATTTGATGTGGGTTTGGTATGAGCTTTTAAGTGATTTGACGGCTTTAGAGATAGAAGAGTTAAAAGCTGGAGTAGCAAAAGGCGAACTTCACCCTAAAAAAATAAAAGAAAATTTGGCTCTTGAAATTACAGCTAGATTCCATGGCAATGACGCTGCAAAAGCTGCAAAAGATGAATTTGACAGGGTTCATAGCAAAAATGAATTGCCAAGCGATATGAGTGAATTTGAGATAAAAGCAGATGAGTTTTGGATAGTTGAAGCACTTAGTTATTGCAAACTTTGTGCTAGCAATGGCGAAGCAAGACGCCATATAAAAGCAAACGCAGTTAGCGTAAATCAGACAAAAATAGGAGATGAGCAGCTTAAACTCACTAAAGGTGAGTATATTTTGCAAATCGGCAAAAGATTGTATGCAAAATTAAAGGTTATATGA
- a CDS encoding fibronectin type III domain-containing protein, which translates to MKKLILSLSALALMIVISGCAPSSPAKTDPTLPAITDLRTISDMTQIAFEWNPISDERVSGYYLYRSNPNDNAQMNQIAKIKDRFATHYVDTGLIPSTEYKYELRTYDKNGNVSDRGDIVNASTTKLIESVSFTQAIYGLPKRVKILWRPHPDSRVASYLIERNDISSDKWYQIAEVKGRLNAEYIDDGLDSNHHYRYRILVKTLDGIVSKPSEVISAQTKALPNLVTNVQATTNLPKKITLNWDANMNEDFAHYNIYRASNDIFPLIKVTETSATTYDDLINENGAQRYYKITAVDKDGLESPKQQTSIVGSTLGYPKAPIITGATFNGIGVDLSWEGGSDARSVKYTITKSSSAGDEVISDIVGTSYSDSNIQLNMEYTYKIVGVDDYGINSLDSKKAVVVAK; encoded by the coding sequence ATGAAAAAATTAATCCTAAGTTTGTCAGCTCTAGCTTTGATGATTGTGATAAGTGGTTGTGCGCCAAGCTCTCCAGCTAAGACTGATCCAACACTTCCTGCTATCACAGATTTAAGAACTATCAGCGATATGACTCAGATAGCCTTTGAGTGGAATCCAATAAGCGATGAGAGGGTAAGTGGATATTATCTTTATAGATCAAATCCAAACGACAACGCACAAATGAATCAAATAGCAAAAATCAAAGATAGATTCGCTACTCATTACGTAGATACTGGGCTTATCCCATCAACTGAGTATAAATACGAGCTTAGAACATATGATAAAAACGGCAATGTCTCAGATCGTGGCGATATCGTGAATGCCTCAACAACAAAGCTTATAGAATCAGTTTCATTCACTCAAGCAATATATGGTTTACCAAAAAGAGTAAAGATACTTTGGCGTCCACATCCTGATAGCAGAGTAGCGTCATATCTTATAGAAAGAAACGACATATCAAGTGACAAATGGTATCAAATAGCTGAAGTAAAAGGCAGATTAAATGCCGAGTATATCGACGACGGACTTGATTCAAATCATCACTATAGATATAGAATTTTAGTAAAAACTTTAGATGGAATAGTATCAAAACCAAGCGAAGTTATCTCAGCCCAAACAAAAGCTTTACCAAATTTAGTAACAAACGTCCAAGCAACTACAAATTTACCTAAAAAAATTACGCTAAATTGGGATGCAAATATGAATGAGGATTTTGCTCATTACAACATTTACCGTGCATCAAATGATATTTTTCCACTTATAAAAGTTACTGAAACATCTGCTACTACTTATGATGACTTGATAAACGAAAACGGTGCTCAAAGATACTACAAAATCACAGCCGTGGATAAAGATGGACTAGAAAGTCCAAAGCAACAAACCAGCATAGTTGGCTCAACTCTTGGCTATCCAAAAGCACCTATAATCACTGGTGCTACATTTAATGGCATAGGCGTTGATCTTTCTTGGGAGGGTGGAAGCGACGCAAGAAGCGTGAAATACACTATCACAAAGTCAAGCTCGGCTGGTGATGAGGTTATAAGCGATATCGTTGGCACTAGCTACAGCGACTCAAATATCCAGCTAAATATGGAATACACTTATAAAATTGTCGGCGTAGATGATTATGGAATCAACTCACTTGATTCAAAAAAAGCAGTTGTAGTAGCTAAATAA
- a CDS encoding nitronate monooxygenase, giving the protein MELKSVKIGNYEIKYPIIQGGMGLGISWDKLAGNVSLNGGLGVISSVGTGYYENKSHIAKEINGKPYDSENFYSRAGFKAIIDNARKICGNRPLAANIMCASNDYARIVKDACEHGINIIISGAGLPTNLPELTQNFKEVALVPIVSSAKALKIICKRWLARYGKLPDAVVLEGPLSGGHQGFTYEQCIDPEYQLDKLIAPVVSEAKEWEKISGKPMPVFAAGGIWDHEDIAKAISLGASGVQMGTRFIGTFECDAADEFKEVIINATKDDIKLIKSPVGYPARGIKTNLIELVAKKAGPKIQCISNCVSPCQRGKEAKEVGYCIADRLYDAYSGKKDTGLFFTGANGYKLKEIISVKELFKKLVHGENN; this is encoded by the coding sequence ATGGAACTAAAAAGCGTAAAAATAGGCAACTATGAGATAAAATATCCTATTATTCAAGGCGGTATGGGGCTTGGTATCAGCTGGGATAAGCTAGCTGGAAATGTCAGTTTAAATGGTGGTCTTGGCGTGATTAGCTCGGTTGGAACAGGGTATTATGAAAACAAAAGCCATATCGCAAAAGAGATAAATGGCAAACCTTATGATAGTGAAAATTTCTACTCAAGGGCTGGATTTAAGGCGATTATAGACAATGCTAGAAAAATTTGTGGAAATCGCCCACTTGCCGCAAACATAATGTGTGCTAGTAATGATTATGCAAGAATAGTTAAAGATGCTTGCGAGCACGGTATAAACATCATCATTTCAGGCGCTGGACTTCCTACAAATCTGCCAGAACTTACTCAAAATTTCAAAGAAGTAGCACTCGTGCCTATAGTAAGTTCCGCAAAAGCACTAAAAATCATCTGCAAAAGATGGCTTGCAAGATATGGCAAGCTTCCTGATGCTGTCGTGCTTGAAGGTCCACTTAGTGGTGGCCATCAAGGCTTTACTTATGAGCAGTGCATTGACCCTGAGTATCAACTAGACAAACTTATAGCTCCAGTTGTCAGCGAAGCAAAAGAGTGGGAAAAAATAAGCGGAAAGCCTATGCCGGTTTTTGCTGCTGGTGGGATTTGGGATCATGAAGATATAGCTAAGGCTATAAGTCTTGGAGCTAGTGGTGTTCAAATGGGAACTAGATTTATTGGCACTTTCGAATGTGACGCCGCTGATGAGTTTAAAGAAGTCATTATAAACGCTACTAAGGATGATATTAAGCTTATCAAAAGTCCAGTTGGCTATCCAGCAAGAGGGATCAAGACAAATTTAATCGAATTAGTAGCTAAAAAAGCAGGTCCAAAAATACAGTGCATAAGCAACTGTGTAAGTCCTTGCCAACGCGGAAAAGAGGCTAAAGAGGTCGGATACTGCATAGCTGATAGATTATATGATGCATATAGTGGCAAGAAAGATACTGGACTGTTTTTTACTGGAGCAAATGGATATAAACTAAAAGAGATAATAAGCGTAAAAGAGCTATTTAAAAAGTTGGTTCATGGGGAAAATAACTAG
- a CDS encoding DNA-directed RNA polymerase subunit omega: MQRTEEIAAKALNAVDNDRYKLALLVAKRAEALAEGATPLITLSNPKMKFTDIALREIAAGKVVLEALIESNR, translated from the coding sequence ATGCAAAGAACAGAAGAAATAGCAGCAAAAGCACTGAATGCAGTCGATAATGATAGATATAAACTAGCCTTGCTAGTTGCAAAAAGAGCAGAGGCTTTAGCTGAAGGAGCTACTCCGCTCATCACTCTTAGTAACCCAAAAATGAAATTTACAGATATTGCACTTCGTGAGATTGCAGCTGGAAAAGTTGTTTTAGAGGCTTTAATTGAATCAAATAGATAG